A single genomic interval of Lathyrus oleraceus cultivar Zhongwan6 chromosome 7, CAAS_Psat_ZW6_1.0, whole genome shotgun sequence harbors:
- the LOC127105512 gene encoding polynucleotide 5'-hydroxyl-kinase NOL9 has product MASSPSPEIYIPEQWSQAANSIKSASTPPITLICGPKNCGKTTFSRYLLNVLLTRYKRVAYLDTDVGQPEFTPPAFVSLTIVHKITPDLTVPYLKTPERSLFFGDVSSKRDPLTYLNYICSIYDYYQKECRTFDKGAKSSRVQMPLVVNTPGWVKGVGYDVLVDMLKYMCPTHIVKIGISTENKNLPVGKFWLDGEYDGTNTLIEINSARQDSLNRSVLVQKDASLLRDLRIMAYFRRCFPSDSDISTIKELAHSLTSHCPYQVPIASIKIRHVHREVPSSEIFYSLNASIVGLAVESEGPENSPWCLGLGIVRGIDTVKGVLYVITPVPVDSLKKVNLLLQGYIQIPTCLLQVQGCISPYMSANVLTAS; this is encoded by the exons ATGGCTTCATCCCCTTCCCCGGAAATTTACATCCCAGAGCAATGGTCGCAGGCAGCAAACTCTATCAAATCCGCTTCAACGCCTCCTATCACACTCATATGTGGACCCAAAAACTGTGGAAAAACAACCTTCTCCCGCTACCTTCTTAATGTCCTACTCACCAGGTATAAGAGAGTAGCTTATCTTGATACTGATGTTGGCCAACCTGAGTTTACTCCTCCTGCTTTTGTTTCTCTTACCATTGTTCATAAAATCACTCCAG ATTTGACGGTTCCATACCTGAAAACACCAGAGAG ATCCCTTTTCTTTGGCGATGTTTCTTCTAAGAGAGATCCGTTAACATACTTAAATTACATATGCTCCATTTATGATTATTATCAAAAGGAGTGTCGCACATTTGATAAGGGAGCAAAATCTTCTAGGGTTCAAATGCCTCTTGTAGTGAATACTCCTGGTTGGGTTAAAG GTGTTGGTTATGACGTTTTAGTGGACATGTTAAAATATATGTGTCCCACCCATATAGTTAAGATCGGTATATCGACTGAAAATAAGAATTTACCTGTCGGAAAATTCTGGTTAGATGGGGAATATGATGGAACAAATACATTGATCGAGATAAATTCTGCTCGTCAGGACTCATTAAATAGATC GGTGCTTGTTCAGAAGGATGCTAGTCTTTTGCGTGATTTACGAATAATGGCTTATTTCAGACGATGCTTTCCTAGTGATTCAGATATTTCAACGATCAAGGAACTTGCACATTCCTTGACCTCTCATTGTCCTTATCAAGTTCCCATTGCAAGCATAAAGATTCGACATGTTCATCGTGAG GTCCCAAGCTCTGAAATATTCTACAGCCTGAATGCCAGTATTGTTGGCTTAGCAGTTGAATCTGAAGGGCCTGAAAATTCACCCTGGTGCCTCGGTCTTG GCATTGTGAGGGGTATTGACACAGTCAAAGGTGTGCTCTATGTGATAACACCGGTGCCAGTTGATTCTCTGAAAAAAGTCAACCTCTTGCTACAGGGTTATATCCAAATTCCTACATGTTTATTGCAG GTCCAGGGATGCATATCACCGTACATGTCAGCAAATGTATTGACTGCAAGCTAG